From the Accumulibacter sp. genome, one window contains:
- the hepT gene encoding type VII toxin-antitoxin system HepT family RNase toxin produces MTDIDLVEKKLAFIETCVRELRDLCEPERIPVDIREERFAAHTLQIAIQAAQDVASHIVSEGRLGEPESNRDLFALLCADGWIEAELSVVIQRMIGFRNVVVHGYQHLDQAILVDVVRNRLGDLLAFCSAIRARLHATQGAGR; encoded by the coding sequence ATGACCGACATCGACCTCGTCGAGAAAAAACTCGCTTTCATCGAGACCTGTGTGCGCGAGTTGCGCGATCTGTGCGAGCCGGAGCGCATTCCGGTCGACATTCGCGAGGAACGATTTGCCGCCCACACGCTGCAGATCGCGATTCAAGCCGCCCAGGACGTCGCTTCGCACATCGTTTCCGAAGGCCGCCTGGGAGAGCCGGAGAGCAACCGCGACCTGTTCGCGCTGCTGTGTGCGGACGGCTGGATCGAAGCTGAACTGTCGGTGGTCATCCAGAGGATGATTGGCTTCCGCAATGTCGTGGTGCACGGCTATCAGCATCTGGACCAGGCGATCTTGGTCGACGTCGTGCGCAATCGTCTCGGCGACCTGCTCGCCTTTTGCAGCGCGATTCGCGCGCGGTTGCATGCGACCCAGGGTGCGGGTCGCTGA
- a CDS encoding RnfH family protein gives MQVGVAYSEAGQQIWLTIEVPDESTVRQVIDRSGVLRSFPSIDLQTQKVGVFGRLVKLDTPLRPGDRVEIYRPITCDPQTVPRRDGAGDDEE, from the coding sequence ATGCAGGTGGGTGTCGCCTACTCCGAAGCCGGGCAGCAGATCTGGCTGACCATCGAGGTGCCTGACGAGTCGACCGTGCGCCAGGTGATCGACCGTTCCGGCGTCCTCCGATCGTTTCCCTCCATCGACCTGCAAACGCAGAAGGTGGGCGTCTTCGGCCGCCTGGTGAAACTCGACACGCCCCTCCGGCCGGGCGACCGGGTCGAGATCTACCGTCCGATCACCTGCGACCCGCAAACCGTCCCGCGCCGCGATGGCGCGGGCGATGATGAGGAATAG
- a CDS encoding GFA family protein, whose protein sequence is MNDSPPQTPRLGGCQCGAIRYELSGDPLKVVICHCRECRKQSASAFGISVFVPRERLRLTRGSPKLWIRPTDSGHELECAFCPNCGSRLWHQRVGSAETISVKGGSLDDAIDLRSALHIWTSRMLPGIILPIDATRFSGQP, encoded by the coding sequence ATGAACGATAGCCCCCCCCAAACTCCTCGTCTGGGTGGCTGCCAATGCGGAGCGATTCGCTATGAGTTGTCAGGCGACCCGCTCAAGGTGGTCATCTGCCACTGCCGAGAATGCCGAAAGCAGTCAGCCTCGGCATTTGGCATCTCGGTGTTCGTACCGCGCGAGCGGTTGCGGCTGACGCGCGGCTCACCAAAGCTCTGGATTCGCCCAACCGACAGCGGGCACGAGCTGGAATGCGCCTTCTGTCCAAACTGTGGATCACGCTTGTGGCATCAGCGCGTTGGTTCGGCTGAAACCATCAGCGTCAAGGGCGGATCATTGGATGACGCGATCGATCTGAGGTCCGCCCTTCACATTTGGACTTCGCGCATGCTGCCTGGAATCATTCTGCCGATTGACGCCACACGGTTCTCCGGCCAACCCTGA
- a CDS encoding CmpA/NrtA family ABC transporter substrate-binding protein yields the protein MEDHNLKPESKPSFSRREFVSAALGASLMSIVSPGLRSGAWAAGSDAPEKKEVKIGFIPLTDCASVVMASVMKFDEKYGIKIIPTKEASWASVRDKLVNGELDAAHVLYGLVYGVQMGVGGPKKDMANLMTLNNNGQAITLSNQMRDRGATDGASLAKLIAKKEKEYTFAQTFPTGTHAMWLYYWMAANGINPMRDVKTITVPPPQMVANMRVGNMDGFCVGEPWNNRAIIDSIGFTAVTSQDIWVDHPEKILGTTADWVKNNPNTARAMVAAILDASKWIDASIANKQKTAETIAQKAFVNTDTEVIVARMLGRYQNGLGKSWDDRNHMKFFNDGLVNFPYLSDGMWFMTQHKRWGLLKSHPDYLAVARQVNRIDVYKQGAAAAGVTLPKSDMRSGKLIDGIVWDGKDPAKYADGFKIKA from the coding sequence ATGGAAGACCACAACCTGAAACCAGAATCCAAGCCGTCTTTCTCGCGTCGTGAGTTTGTTTCAGCCGCACTCGGTGCGTCGCTCATGTCCATTGTCAGCCCCGGCCTGCGCAGCGGTGCCTGGGCCGCCGGATCGGACGCACCGGAAAAGAAGGAAGTCAAGATCGGTTTCATTCCGCTGACCGACTGCGCCTCGGTAGTCATGGCTTCGGTCATGAAGTTCGACGAGAAGTATGGCATCAAGATCATCCCGACCAAGGAAGCCTCGTGGGCTTCGGTGCGCGACAAGCTGGTCAATGGCGAGCTCGACGCCGCCCATGTGCTGTACGGCCTCGTCTATGGTGTCCAGATGGGCGTCGGCGGGCCGAAGAAGGACATGGCCAACTTGATGACCTTGAACAACAATGGCCAGGCGATCACGCTTTCCAACCAGATGCGCGACAGGGGCGCGACCGACGGCGCGAGCCTGGCGAAACTGATCGCCAAGAAGGAAAAGGAATACACCTTCGCCCAGACCTTCCCGACTGGCACGCACGCCATGTGGCTGTACTACTGGATGGCCGCCAACGGCATCAACCCGATGCGGGACGTCAAGACGATTACCGTGCCACCTCCACAAATGGTCGCCAACATGCGCGTCGGCAACATGGACGGTTTCTGTGTCGGCGAGCCTTGGAACAACCGCGCGATCATTGACAGCATCGGCTTTACCGCCGTGACCTCGCAGGACATTTGGGTCGATCATCCGGAAAAGATTCTCGGCACCACTGCCGACTGGGTGAAAAACAACCCAAACACGGCACGCGCCATGGTCGCTGCGATTCTCGATGCCAGCAAATGGATCGACGCATCGATCGCGAACAAGCAGAAGACGGCCGAAACCATCGCCCAAAAGGCCTTCGTCAATACCGACACCGAAGTCATCGTCGCCCGCATGCTCGGCCGTTACCAGAACGGCCTCGGCAAGAGCTGGGACGACAGGAACCACATGAAGTTCTTCAACGACGGTCTGGTGAATTTCCCCTACCTCAGTGACGGCATGTGGTTCATGACCCAACACAAGCGCTGGGGGCTGCTCAAGAGCCATCCGGATTATCTGGCGGTCGCGAGGCAGGTCAATCGCATCGACGTCTACAAGCAGGGTGCCGCTGCCGCTGGAGTCACGCTCCCCAAGAGCGACATGCGCAGCGGCAAGCTGATTGACGGCATCGTCTGGGACGGCAAGGACCCGGCCAAGTACGCCGACGGGTTCAAGATCAAGGCCTGA
- a CDS encoding GAF domain-containing protein produces the protein MDVAVVTSKRTFIRVVEIWVPGNDRSTLEFSAGLYGSAERFGATSRQMCFGLGEGLPGQAWLEGRPIVLKQFAGANFRRTQAAHAEGLTCGIALPVFAGDFLTAVLVIFCGDDEAHAGAIELWCNDPAASKDMTLADGYYGSTADAFEFISRRTAFRQGHGLPGLAWESRLPVFQEDLGKGERFLRADSAIKVGINRGFVLPCATRGASTYVMAFLSAMATPIVRRFETWLPDADGERLSRAGGFCEATGTVPAGDSRDCIERGQGTLGRAAFTGVPMIGESAASEPGLVGGAATAARLDAVVAVPVLHEGRLRAVVAWYF, from the coding sequence ATGGACGTCGCCGTCGTGACCAGCAAGAGGACCTTCATCCGCGTCGTCGAAATCTGGGTACCCGGCAACGACCGCAGCACGCTCGAGTTCAGCGCCGGCCTGTACGGCAGCGCAGAGCGCTTCGGCGCCACCAGCCGGCAGATGTGCTTCGGCCTCGGCGAAGGCCTGCCGGGCCAGGCTTGGCTGGAGGGCCGGCCGATCGTGTTGAAACAGTTCGCAGGTGCGAACTTCCGCCGCACCCAGGCGGCGCACGCCGAAGGCCTGACCTGCGGCATCGCGCTGCCCGTGTTTGCCGGCGACTTTCTCACCGCGGTGCTGGTCATCTTCTGCGGTGACGACGAAGCGCATGCGGGTGCCATCGAGCTGTGGTGCAACGACCCGGCAGCATCGAAGGACATGACGCTCGCCGATGGCTACTATGGCAGTACCGCCGACGCTTTCGAGTTCATCTCGCGGCGCACCGCGTTCCGTCAGGGTCACGGCTTGCCGGGCCTGGCCTGGGAATCGCGGCTGCCGGTGTTCCAGGAAGACCTCGGCAAGGGCGAACGCTTCCTGCGCGCCGACAGTGCGATCAAGGTCGGCATCAACCGCGGTTTTGTCCTGCCATGCGCGACGCGCGGCGCCTCGACCTACGTGATGGCCTTCCTGTCGGCGATGGCCACGCCGATCGTACGGCGTTTCGAAACCTGGCTGCCCGACGCCGATGGCGAGCGCCTGAGCCGTGCCGGAGGCTTCTGCGAGGCAACCGGCACGGTGCCGGCCGGCGACAGCCGTGACTGCATCGAACGTGGCCAGGGCACGCTGGGCCGAGCTGCCTTCACCGGCGTGCCGATGATCGGCGAGAGTGCCGCCAGCGAACCCGGACTGGTCGGCGGCGCGGCCACTGCTGCCAGGCTTGACGCCGTGGTCGCGGTGCCGGTGCTGCACGAAGGCCGGCTGCGCGCCGTCGTCGCCTGGTACTTCTGA
- a CDS encoding LysR substrate-binding domain-containing protein, protein MNTTPRVSLHLLRGFWVAARQLSFAKAAAELFVTQSAVSREIKKLEEQLGQPLFRRVNRTLQLTQAGEEFYRAVSEALVLIDAATDRLAGVERSLTVTTTIPLASLWLVPRLPRFTQQHPEIDIRIAASNDVLDLVQAQVDIAIRYASLGGASPLGKPLVDYSTFPVCTPALMRDPARPLRTFADLAQHVLLEFETTVHGRPWYDWEQWFSAVKTAKFKPAGRQRFSHYDQVVEAALAGSGVAIGKRPHLNGKLQAGTLCAPFGTDGVATLGSFHVVVAPSATGRGAVGEAFVAWLRSEVRRDERALAKKRD, encoded by the coding sequence ATGAACACGACGCCCCGAGTCTCCCTGCACTTGCTTCGTGGCTTCTGGGTGGCGGCTCGCCAGCTGAGTTTTGCCAAGGCAGCGGCGGAGTTGTTCGTGACGCAGTCGGCGGTCAGTCGCGAGATCAAGAAACTCGAAGAGCAACTCGGTCAACCGCTGTTCCGTCGCGTGAACCGTACGTTGCAGCTGACCCAGGCTGGTGAAGAATTCTACCGGGCGGTGAGCGAGGCGCTGGTGCTGATTGATGCAGCAACGGACCGCCTCGCCGGCGTCGAGCGATCATTGACTGTGACGACAACCATCCCACTGGCGTCGCTGTGGCTCGTACCACGGTTACCGCGATTCACGCAACAGCATCCCGAAATTGACATTCGGATTGCAGCCAGCAACGACGTGCTTGATCTCGTGCAGGCGCAGGTGGACATCGCCATCCGCTACGCAAGTCTCGGCGGAGCCAGTCCCCTTGGCAAGCCGCTGGTCGACTACAGCACCTTTCCAGTCTGCACACCGGCGCTGATGCGCGACCCTGCTCGCCCGCTGCGAACCTTTGCCGATCTCGCGCAGCATGTACTGCTCGAATTTGAGACCACTGTGCATGGACGTCCATGGTACGACTGGGAGCAGTGGTTCAGCGCGGTGAAGACTGCCAAATTCAAGCCTGCCGGGAGGCAACGGTTTTCTCACTACGACCAAGTCGTCGAGGCGGCGCTGGCCGGTAGCGGTGTCGCCATCGGGAAGCGACCACATCTGAATGGCAAGCTGCAGGCCGGCACTCTTTGCGCGCCCTTCGGGACGGACGGCGTGGCAACACTTGGCAGCTTCCACGTTGTTGTGGCGCCTTCTGCGACCGGCCGCGGCGCCGTGGGTGAAGCATTCGTGGCTTGGCTGCGAAGTGAAGTGCGCCGTGATGAGCGGGCCCTGGCCAAGAAACGGGACTGA
- a CDS encoding (2Fe-2S)-binding protein, which translates to MAARLAAAASPAAEPGRALSAARAAPPVASAPRSWPGSAQLCACDDVSEDRITHALATTMPGEDSERLVALQARLRCGSECGWCLPAVKALVRHARRPVPAS; encoded by the coding sequence GTGGCTGCTCGACTGGCTGCCGCAGCGTCGCCGGCCGCCGAACCGGGCCGTGCACTGTCGGCCGCGCGAGCCGCGCCGCCGGTGGCCAGTGCGCCGCGCAGTTGGCCGGGCAGTGCGCAGCTCTGCGCCTGCGACGACGTCAGCGAAGACCGCATCACCCACGCCTTGGCCACCACCATGCCGGGTGAGGATAGCGAGCGACTGGTGGCCCTGCAGGCACGGCTGCGCTGCGGCAGCGAGTGCGGCTGGTGCCTGCCCGCTGTGAAGGCGCTTGTGCGACACGCGCGGCGGCCGGTGCCGGCCTCCTGA
- the mntA gene encoding type VII toxin-antitoxin system MntA family adenylyltransferase antitoxin, whose translation MQSAALIESLRQFFASRGEDLACVYLFGSQARGTAGPASDVDLGVLLVGDPPRTLEGLGIDLAADLEAAIGRHVDLVVLNRAPADLIHRVLRHGVLVCERDRSARIRFEVQARNAYFDLLPYLREYRQAARQPLR comes from the coding sequence ATGCAGTCAGCCGCATTGATCGAGTCGCTGCGCCAGTTTTTCGCCAGCCGGGGTGAGGATCTGGCGTGCGTGTATCTCTTCGGCAGCCAGGCGCGTGGTACCGCCGGTCCGGCCAGCGACGTTGACCTTGGCGTGTTGCTCGTCGGCGATCCGCCGAGAACCCTCGAGGGGCTGGGTATCGACCTCGCCGCCGATCTGGAAGCAGCAATCGGTCGCCACGTCGATCTCGTCGTGCTCAACCGCGCACCGGCAGACCTGATCCACCGTGTGTTGCGCCATGGCGTCCTGGTTTGCGAACGCGACCGCTCGGCGCGAATCCGTTTCGAGGTTCAGGCACGCAATGCGTACTTCGATCTGCTGCCGTATTTGCGCGAGTACCGGCAAGCCGCGCGACAGCCTCTGCGATGA